One Fuerstiella marisgermanici DNA window includes the following coding sequences:
- a CDS encoding family 10 glycosylhydrolase → MRTTRPQARRATPWLLATLCLSAVSAKTAQCEDQPFMGAYLNIPRMFDSSSDIPTRERSIEEQLDRFKASGLRVVMPYATTTAGASLYPTDIIPTNLYPNWDPLRVVVRAARARGLQVYPVICVLACGKNEPKGILRQHPDWALRDDTGSPIGHISPCHPQARAWVVSVLQEIAGKYKPDGLLLDYLRFNNRPMQLDPQGAIEFDKLMSDKSATDRTQALQRFKEDCLTELMRNISVELRRQQPEIKLAIYSWGPHVTQNHRVAQDWGTWAKNKYIDMVNVSGYCFPKNYGDRYLQVFEDRIQGALDINKKLGQPIDVTVCLGIRTSHGQIDKASDVDDYLSIASRLGVDGTAVFMWSYVQPYLDDIKQHGYFEKFENGVKGHP, encoded by the coding sequence ATGAGGACGACAAGACCACAGGCACGTCGCGCAACACCGTGGCTGCTGGCCACATTGTGCCTGTCTGCAGTGAGTGCAAAGACGGCTCAATGTGAGGACCAGCCGTTCATGGGGGCTTACCTGAACATCCCTCGGATGTTTGATTCGAGTTCCGACATTCCCACCCGAGAACGTTCGATTGAAGAACAGTTGGACAGGTTCAAGGCTTCCGGGCTGCGAGTTGTGATGCCTTACGCAACAACAACGGCTGGGGCGTCCCTGTACCCAACAGACATCATTCCCACCAATCTGTACCCAAACTGGGACCCGCTGCGTGTGGTCGTTCGAGCTGCTCGAGCGCGTGGATTGCAGGTGTATCCCGTGATCTGTGTTTTGGCCTGCGGCAAGAATGAGCCGAAAGGCATTCTGCGGCAACATCCCGACTGGGCACTGAGAGATGATACGGGCAGCCCCATCGGCCACATCAGCCCTTGCCATCCGCAGGCGAGGGCATGGGTCGTATCCGTGCTGCAGGAAATCGCCGGAAAGTACAAACCTGATGGGTTGCTGCTGGACTACCTGAGATTTAACAATCGGCCCATGCAACTGGATCCTCAAGGGGCGATTGAGTTCGACAAGCTGATGAGTGACAAATCAGCGACCGATCGAACTCAGGCCTTGCAGCGATTCAAAGAAGACTGCCTGACGGAACTAATGCGTAACATCAGTGTCGAACTTCGCCGACAGCAACCGGAAATCAAGTTGGCCATTTATTCGTGGGGACCACACGTCACTCAGAACCACCGCGTCGCCCAGGACTGGGGCACGTGGGCGAAGAACAAGTACATCGACATGGTGAACGTGTCGGGATACTGCTTTCCGAAGAACTACGGCGACCGATACCTGCAGGTGTTTGAAGATCGAATCCAGGGCGCGCTCGACATCAACAAGAAACTGGGGCAGCCGATCGACGTGACAGTGTGTCTGGGCATCAGGACGAGTCACGGGCAAATCGACAAGGCGTCCGACGTCGACGACTATCTAAGCATCGCCAGCCGATTGGGGGTGGATGGCACGGCCGTCTTTATGTGGTCGTATGTGCAACCGTATCTCGATGACATCAAGCAGCACGGCTACTTCGAAAAGTTCGAGAACGGTGTAAAGGGGCATCCATAA
- a CDS encoding putative molybdenum carrier protein, translating to MSKRKAKPTSAASNATVGQLEKIVSGGQTGVDRAALDAALEAGLPIGGWCPVGRRSEAGRIPAVYPLQETAAKSYAIRTEWNVRDSDGTLIIVLADISSGTKLTVGMARKLQKPFKVVHLRPAKAPSLFRDENSLNDAVETVVDWIRDHRIRVLNVAGPRGSSDDAVYPESRQFVSLLLEQLTKDRD from the coding sequence ATGTCGAAACGGAAGGCCAAGCCAACCAGTGCCGCGTCAAACGCGACGGTCGGGCAACTTGAAAAGATCGTGTCCGGTGGACAGACGGGGGTGGATCGAGCGGCTCTCGACGCCGCGTTAGAGGCCGGCCTTCCAATTGGTGGCTGGTGTCCTGTTGGTCGGCGGTCCGAAGCTGGGCGTATTCCCGCAGTCTATCCCCTTCAGGAAACGGCCGCGAAATCCTACGCCATTCGCACAGAATGGAACGTCCGCGACTCCGATGGAACCCTGATCATTGTGCTGGCCGACATCAGCAGCGGCACTAAACTGACCGTCGGGATGGCTCGAAAGCTGCAGAAACCGTTCAAGGTTGTGCATCTGCGTCCTGCAAAAGCGCCCAGCCTGTTTAGGGATGAGAATTCGCTGAATGACGCGGTAGAAACAGTTGTCGACTGGATTCGCGACCATAGAATTCGCGTCCTTAATGTGGCGGGGCCGCGCGGCAGTTCTGATGACGCCGTTTACCCGGAATCCCGCCAATTCGTAAGTTTGCTGCTGGAACAACTGACCAAAGATCGCGATTGA
- a CDS encoding DUF485 domain-containing protein, producing MESKNARLGLQLFCVYLVLYGGFVLLNAFAPHTMEITPLAGINLAILYGFGLIVAALALALIYGMLCTGEDAPAPEAPPAAVAANETAGESESSKTEDV from the coding sequence ATGGAATCGAAGAATGCCCGGTTGGGGCTGCAGTTGTTTTGCGTTTATTTGGTGCTGTACGGCGGCTTCGTGCTGCTGAATGCCTTCGCCCCGCACACCATGGAAATCACGCCGCTGGCTGGGATTAACCTCGCCATTTTGTACGGCTTCGGACTCATCGTCGCCGCTTTGGCGCTGGCTCTGATCTACGGCATGCTTTGCACAGGCGAAGACGCCCCGGCACCGGAAGCTCCGCCGGCCGCTGTCGCTGCGAATGAAACCGCAGGTGAATCTGAGTCCTCTAAAACGGAGGACGTGTAA
- a CDS encoding cation acetate symporter, whose protein sequence is MIHEASSQAIILFLGFVGFTLGLSFWLGRKAKSSEGYFAAHGQIPWFVNGIAFAGDYLSAASFLGICGMIAVSGYDGFLYSIGFLAGWIVALFVVAEPMKRLGKFTFADALDAKFNSKGIKLAAGISTLVVSIFYLIPQMVGAGALVQPLLGLPHWAGVLMVGTVVIMIVVTAGMVSTTWIQFLKGSLLVIFSAILTWMILDRGFSTMPAGEDQRVFATVGPLPADITSDQAALEAAIGQNVLPADGGWSDQPFVRTQDAAGNPSVWRIDSTGNDGGEVLLRECQWVTDDAGSTLINGKPMGTGEGEAVLDAIGRVSKLPDGESETGPLGMAEFFSTLQKSEVILWRKADIQEDEDTKTTVYFPKPTPGSEVLRPGEHPKFAGIRGDSIMGKLNFLSLMLALFCGTASLPHILIRYYTVKDESSARKSTIVGIASIGFFYVLTLYLGLGAMTSGAMDVTNSNMAAPLLAKSMSTWLFGAISAIAFTTVLGTVSGLILASAGAVTHDLLSSYLGWQMTDTEKVRVAKISSVVVGVIAIVLGIKFQGMNVGYLVGWAFSIAASANLPALVMILFWNKTTKQGVIAAVLVGMISSLGWILLSADTFKDVYKITGHPGYVPFSQPGIVTIPLGFLTLFLVSKMTQKKTGDGIAAG, encoded by the coding sequence ATGATTCACGAAGCATCTTCGCAGGCCATTATTCTGTTTCTGGGGTTCGTGGGCTTCACGCTGGGACTTAGCTTCTGGCTGGGACGGAAAGCCAAGTCGTCAGAAGGCTACTTCGCGGCTCATGGACAAATCCCATGGTTCGTCAACGGGATCGCTTTTGCGGGCGACTACCTTTCGGCAGCTTCATTCCTCGGCATCTGCGGCATGATCGCGGTGTCGGGCTACGATGGATTCTTGTATTCCATCGGCTTTCTGGCCGGGTGGATCGTGGCTCTGTTTGTTGTCGCCGAACCGATGAAGCGACTGGGCAAGTTCACGTTCGCCGATGCGTTGGACGCGAAGTTCAACAGCAAGGGCATTAAACTCGCGGCAGGCATCAGCACGCTGGTGGTCAGCATCTTTTACCTGATCCCTCAGATGGTGGGCGCGGGAGCGTTGGTGCAACCACTGCTCGGGCTGCCTCACTGGGCGGGCGTGCTGATGGTCGGAACGGTGGTCATCATGATTGTGGTGACCGCTGGCATGGTTTCGACAACGTGGATTCAGTTTCTGAAGGGCTCGCTGCTGGTCATCTTCAGCGCGATTCTGACGTGGATGATTCTGGATCGCGGTTTTTCCACCATGCCTGCCGGAGAGGACCAGCGAGTCTTCGCTACCGTCGGACCATTGCCTGCAGATATCACGTCTGATCAGGCCGCACTGGAAGCAGCGATTGGCCAGAACGTATTGCCGGCCGATGGTGGTTGGAGCGATCAGCCGTTTGTCCGAACGCAAGATGCAGCCGGAAATCCATCGGTTTGGCGAATTGATTCGACAGGCAACGACGGCGGTGAGGTCTTATTACGCGAATGCCAGTGGGTCACTGATGACGCCGGCAGCACGCTGATCAACGGCAAACCAATGGGGACCGGCGAAGGCGAAGCCGTTCTGGACGCGATTGGTCGAGTTTCGAAGCTGCCCGATGGCGAGTCAGAAACGGGACCGCTGGGCATGGCGGAATTTTTTAGCACTCTGCAGAAAAGCGAAGTGATTCTGTGGCGCAAGGCTGACATTCAGGAAGACGAAGACACGAAGACCACCGTGTACTTCCCGAAGCCAACACCAGGTTCCGAAGTACTTCGACCGGGTGAACATCCCAAGTTCGCGGGCATTCGCGGCGATTCCATAATGGGCAAACTGAACTTTCTTTCGCTGATGCTGGCCCTGTTTTGCGGGACTGCATCGCTGCCCCACATTCTGATTCGCTACTACACGGTGAAAGACGAAAGCAGTGCTCGCAAGAGCACCATTGTGGGCATCGCGAGCATCGGGTTCTTCTATGTGCTAACGCTGTATCTTGGCCTCGGAGCCATGACAAGCGGCGCGATGGACGTCACCAACAGTAACATGGCTGCTCCGCTGCTGGCGAAAAGCATGAGTACCTGGCTGTTCGGAGCGATCTCAGCCATCGCCTTTACAACCGTGCTGGGCACCGTCAGCGGACTGATTCTCGCATCCGCGGGCGCGGTGACTCATGACCTGCTTAGCAGCTATCTGGGCTGGCAGATGACCGATACGGAAAAAGTTCGTGTTGCCAAGATTTCATCGGTCGTGGTTGGCGTGATAGCGATCGTGCTGGGAATTAAGTTCCAGGGTATGAATGTCGGCTACCTGGTGGGCTGGGCCTTCAGCATCGCGGCATCGGCCAATCTTCCGGCTTTAGTAATGATTCTGTTCTGGAACAAAACGACCAAACAGGGTGTCATTGCGGCCGTACTTGTCGGCATGATTAGCTCACTCGGCTGGATCTTGCTCAGTGCCGACACATTTAAAGACGTCTACAAAATTACCGGCCACCCCGGCTATGTTCCGTTTAGCCAGCCAGGCATCGTGACGATACCGCTCGGGTTTCTCACACTGTTTCTGGTTTCGAAAATGACGCAGAAGAAAACCGGCGACGGTATCGCAGCAGGGTAA
- the ettA gene encoding energy-dependent translational throttle protein EttA: MAENYIMTIDQLTRMYDEKEILKDVCLSFYPGAKIGVLGNNGAGKSTLLRIMAGEDTDYMGTVRPAKGIKIGYFPQEPRLDPEKTVGECVEDAVAESRAVLDEFNELSMKLGEEMSPEEMDKVLEKQAKVQDQIDAANLWELDRTLEIAADAMRLPEADAIIGNLSGGEKRRVALCQLLLMSPDILLLDEPTNHLDASSVSWLEKFLHTFPGTVVAITHDRYFLDNVAGWILELDRGRGIPYEGNYTSWLEQKKKRLEQEERGETRHQKELKKELEWVRMSPKARATKNKARLERYEQLQAKEYDARDEAAQIQIPTTRALGKKVVITEGLSKSFDGRMIFENMSFDLPPGGIVGIVGPNGAGKTTLFKIIMGTEKPDSGTIDIGDTVDISYVDQSRDSLDPKKSVYEEISGGAEILEVGKTKIHARAYCGRFNFKGKDQQKFVGDLSGGERNRVHMAKLLRSGGNLLLLDEPTNDLDIDTLRALEEGLSTFGGCAVVVSHDRWFLDRIATHILSFEGDGTVVWCEGNYQMYERERKERLGEESERPTTGRFKPLTR, encoded by the coding sequence ATGGCCGAAAACTACATCATGACGATTGATCAACTTACTCGTATGTATGACGAGAAGGAGATACTCAAGGATGTCTGCCTGTCCTTCTACCCCGGCGCGAAGATTGGCGTGCTTGGCAACAACGGTGCTGGCAAGAGTACGTTGCTGCGAATTATGGCGGGTGAAGACACCGACTACATGGGCACGGTGCGACCAGCCAAAGGCATTAAGATTGGCTACTTTCCTCAGGAACCACGCCTTGATCCGGAGAAAACCGTCGGTGAATGTGTGGAAGATGCTGTCGCTGAATCGCGAGCGGTCCTCGACGAATTCAACGAACTGAGCATGAAGCTGGGCGAAGAAATGTCGCCCGAAGAAATGGACAAGGTCCTGGAAAAGCAGGCCAAAGTTCAGGACCAGATCGACGCCGCCAACCTGTGGGAACTGGACCGGACCCTGGAGATCGCGGCGGACGCGATGAGACTTCCCGAAGCGGATGCCATCATCGGAAACCTATCCGGCGGTGAAAAGCGGCGAGTGGCGTTGTGCCAGTTGCTGCTGATGAGTCCTGACATTCTGCTGCTGGACGAACCGACCAACCACCTTGACGCGTCTTCCGTTTCGTGGCTGGAAAAATTCCTGCACACCTTTCCCGGAACCGTCGTCGCGATCACTCACGATCGCTACTTTCTGGACAACGTCGCTGGCTGGATTCTGGAACTCGATCGCGGCCGAGGCATCCCGTACGAAGGCAATTATACTTCGTGGCTGGAGCAGAAAAAGAAACGACTCGAACAGGAAGAACGCGGCGAAACTCGCCACCAGAAGGAACTCAAGAAAGAACTTGAGTGGGTGCGAATGTCTCCCAAGGCGCGAGCCACAAAGAATAAGGCTCGCCTGGAACGCTACGAACAATTGCAGGCCAAAGAATACGACGCTCGCGACGAGGCCGCTCAGATTCAGATCCCGACAACTCGTGCACTCGGTAAGAAAGTCGTCATCACGGAAGGCTTGTCGAAGTCGTTCGACGGTCGCATGATATTTGAGAACATGAGTTTCGACTTGCCACCCGGTGGGATCGTCGGAATCGTCGGCCCGAACGGTGCGGGCAAGACGACTTTGTTTAAGATCATCATGGGCACCGAGAAACCAGATTCCGGCACGATCGATATCGGTGACACGGTCGACATCTCATACGTCGATCAGTCGCGAGATTCACTGGACCCGAAGAAGTCCGTGTACGAAGAAATCTCAGGCGGTGCCGAGATTCTGGAAGTCGGCAAGACGAAAATTCACGCGCGAGCCTACTGCGGGCGATTCAACTTTAAGGGCAAGGACCAGCAGAAATTCGTCGGCGACCTGTCCGGCGGGGAACGCAACCGAGTCCACATGGCCAAGCTACTGCGTTCCGGCGGCAACCTCCTGCTGCTCGACGAACCGACAAACGACCTGGACATCGACACGTTGCGAGCTCTGGAAGAAGGCTTGTCCACGTTTGGCGGTTGTGCTGTAGTCGTCAGCCACGATCGCTGGTTCCTTGACCGCATCGCGACTCATATTCTGTCGTTCGAAGGTGACGGCACAGTCGTGTGGTGCGAGGGCAACTACCAGATGTACGAACGCGAACGCAAAGAACGCCTCGGCGAAGAATCCGAACGCCCCACCACCGGCCGCTTCAAACCACTCACCCGCTAG
- a CDS encoding ISL3 family transposase, with protein MQGTDFYEQILGLTGPWFVADVQLDMEAQQVDVFVEHGEGETFCCPDCDRQLPCYDHTKSRKWRHLDTMQFATILHARTPRVKCPDHGVKQIRLPWAEKNSRFSLFFERFAIDVLLATQTVKGACSILGISWDESWHILQKAVARGKDRKQSKNLPRIGIDEKAFRKRHNYVTLIYDLDKSTVEAISDGHDTAAADACFDQLSDSEKQSVEAVAMDMSAAYVKSTKGNIALAEQKIVHDRFHIMKLATEAVDKVRRSEQKKLRAEGDDRLTGTRYLWLSGQENLSEKQQERFDAAWKAELLTGKAWAYKEMLRDLWVHDTPAEATTFFNDWYKRVIHTKLEPMKKVARTIKERLANVVSYCTHGITNAVAEGMNSKIMAIKRRVGGYRNRDNFKTAILFYCGGLDLYPQ; from the coding sequence ATGCAGGGAACAGACTTTTACGAACAGATTTTGGGACTGACGGGGCCGTGGTTTGTGGCGGACGTTCAGCTGGATATGGAAGCTCAACAGGTCGACGTTTTCGTCGAACATGGCGAGGGCGAAACTTTTTGCTGTCCGGATTGCGACAGGCAGCTGCCGTGCTATGACCACACGAAGTCTCGCAAATGGCGGCATCTGGACACGATGCAATTTGCGACCATCCTTCATGCCCGCACGCCTCGCGTGAAGTGCCCGGATCATGGCGTCAAACAGATCAGGCTTCCCTGGGCGGAAAAGAACAGCCGCTTCTCATTGTTCTTTGAACGCTTCGCCATCGACGTTCTTCTGGCCACACAAACCGTGAAAGGGGCGTGCAGCATTCTGGGGATCTCATGGGATGAATCGTGGCACATTCTGCAGAAGGCGGTGGCTCGCGGGAAGGATCGCAAACAATCGAAGAACCTCCCTCGAATCGGCATCGACGAGAAAGCCTTTCGAAAACGACACAACTACGTCACGCTGATCTATGACTTGGACAAGAGCACTGTCGAAGCGATTTCCGATGGTCATGACACGGCAGCCGCTGATGCCTGTTTCGATCAGCTTTCCGACAGTGAAAAGCAGTCTGTGGAGGCGGTTGCGATGGACATGAGTGCCGCATACGTCAAGAGCACCAAAGGCAACATTGCATTGGCCGAACAGAAGATTGTGCACGACCGCTTTCACATCATGAAGCTGGCAACCGAAGCCGTCGACAAGGTCCGTCGGTCGGAGCAGAAGAAGCTTCGCGCCGAAGGCGATGATCGATTGACGGGAACTCGTTATCTGTGGCTTTCGGGCCAGGAGAATCTCAGCGAAAAACAGCAGGAACGCTTTGATGCCGCATGGAAGGCAGAGTTACTCACGGGCAAAGCGTGGGCCTACAAGGAGATGCTGCGAGACCTCTGGGTTCATGACACTCCGGCAGAGGCCACGACGTTCTTCAATGACTGGTACAAGCGAGTCATCCACACAAAGCTGGAGCCAATGAAGAAAGTCGCTCGCACGATCAAAGAACGCTTAGCCAATGTGGTGAGCTACTGCACTCACGGAATCACAAACGCCGTCGCCGAAGGAATGAACAGCAAAATCATGGCCATCAAACGAAGAGTCGGCGGATACCGAAACCGCGACAACTTCAAAACCGCCATCCTCTTCTACTGCGGAGGACTCGACCTCTACCCACAATAA
- a CDS encoding NRAMP family divalent metal transporter, with protein MKNIFKSVGPAIIVAAVVLGPGSILTSSKVGANLGIAALPVVVIAAILMIAMVALSARLGAVYEKSLCDELASRLGRWVSVAIGLTLFTLVAFFQSSNNVALLGGIEPMLGDGQLSFGPRCAIIVTANVLIIGFLYLLPNLYKSVESVMKILMALMGTAFLVNFVVIFAKPRGFEPIVPTGDTDWLALLGMIGTTFSIGGAFYQAYLVKEKGWGLGEVKEALTDSVVSITMLGGMTAIILLTSWRVFYGHPDPVEMKSVADVARQLEPSFGVSAKFIFCGGILAGALSSFLVNAMIGGTVMSDSLGLGARLQDKWPLHMTALALLVGMGVAIASLAQEGSTVALITIAQACTVIGLPALAASLIYLGTRKDLVGERKVPQAMIVVAVIGFCVSCVLACLTANKVYAKLNAPPAAEVQVDDASESPPSEADTDEE; from the coding sequence ATGAAGAACATTTTCAAGTCTGTTGGTCCCGCCATTATCGTCGCTGCAGTCGTGCTGGGGCCGGGTTCGATTCTGACCAGCTCCAAAGTCGGAGCCAATCTGGGCATCGCCGCTCTGCCTGTTGTCGTCATCGCGGCCATCCTGATGATCGCAATGGTCGCACTGTCGGCTCGTCTAGGAGCGGTCTACGAAAAGAGCTTGTGCGACGAACTGGCAAGTCGCCTGGGACGCTGGGTGTCAGTCGCAATTGGACTCACACTGTTTACGCTGGTGGCATTCTTTCAGTCATCCAACAACGTGGCGTTGCTGGGTGGAATTGAGCCGATGCTGGGCGACGGTCAGTTAAGCTTTGGACCTCGTTGCGCAATCATCGTGACGGCCAACGTTCTGATCATTGGCTTTCTGTACCTTTTGCCGAATCTGTACAAGTCTGTCGAGAGCGTCATGAAAATTCTCATGGCGCTGATGGGGACGGCGTTTCTGGTCAACTTCGTCGTGATCTTTGCCAAGCCCCGTGGCTTCGAACCGATCGTACCAACCGGCGACACCGACTGGCTGGCTTTGCTGGGCATGATCGGAACGACGTTCTCCATTGGCGGAGCGTTCTATCAGGCGTATCTGGTGAAAGAAAAGGGCTGGGGCCTGGGCGAAGTGAAGGAAGCACTGACGGACTCCGTCGTGAGTATCACCATGCTGGGCGGAATGACGGCCATCATCCTTTTGACTTCGTGGCGAGTCTTCTACGGTCACCCCGATCCGGTTGAAATGAAAAGCGTGGCGGATGTCGCTCGGCAACTGGAGCCATCATTCGGCGTTTCCGCCAAATTTATCTTCTGCGGCGGAATTCTGGCCGGTGCACTTAGTTCGTTCCTGGTGAACGCGATGATCGGCGGCACCGTAATGTCAGACTCGCTCGGCTTAGGAGCCCGGCTGCAGGACAAGTGGCCGCTGCACATGACTGCTTTAGCACTGCTGGTCGGAATGGGCGTCGCGATCGCGTCGCTTGCCCAGGAAGGCAGCACGGTCGCGCTGATTACGATCGCTCAGGCCTGTACCGTCATCGGACTTCCGGCTCTGGCTGCGTCGCTGATTTATCTGGGAACGCGCAAAGATCTCGTTGGTGAACGCAAGGTTCCTCAGGCGATGATCGTCGTGGCTGTGATCGGCTTCTGCGTGTCGTGCGTGTTGGCCTGTCTGACAGCGAATAAGGTCTATGCAAAACTAAACGCGCCGCCCGCGGCTGAAGTGCAGGTGGATGATGCCAGTGAATCGCCCCCGAGCGAAGCTGACACCGACGAGGAATAA
- a CDS encoding alpha/beta hydrolase: MSAYYWIVLSLPALLLAIDFGYRQFATRRIQTIIENVPTFAAVPASAPSGRDVVRIPTKDGLTLEGCLHLPTGEPQGIILFCPELNGNHWTGLTYGQALLDAGFAVLAFDFRNQGYSEHQSGYQPIHWVTEFELTDIEGVLAWAQQQEGLESLPVGIFGVSRGGSAALLAAARFPQIQAVVTDSGYGTMAMIQHFMTKFSRYVVPDWFFHRLPRWHVVWVLWQTLARSERSRNCSYVHLEHAARQFDRPVLMISGSRDSYVTPRVTREVARLLSCEDSVWIVENAKHNKPRVKAKDEYDDRLVQHFRKHLCNVPDAELRPQDSFRVA, from the coding sequence GTGTCGGCGTATTATTGGATAGTCCTGAGCCTCCCGGCGTTGCTGCTGGCGATTGACTTCGGCTATCGGCAGTTCGCGACGCGCCGAATTCAGACGATCATTGAGAACGTACCGACTTTTGCCGCCGTTCCCGCATCAGCGCCGTCAGGGCGAGATGTGGTTCGGATTCCGACGAAGGACGGCCTGACGCTGGAAGGCTGTTTACACCTGCCGACTGGCGAACCTCAGGGAATTATTCTGTTCTGCCCGGAACTGAACGGCAATCACTGGACCGGGTTAACATATGGCCAGGCTTTGTTGGACGCAGGTTTCGCTGTGCTCGCGTTTGATTTCCGAAACCAGGGCTACAGCGAGCACCAGTCCGGCTATCAGCCGATTCATTGGGTGACCGAATTCGAATTGACGGACATCGAAGGCGTGCTCGCGTGGGCTCAGCAGCAGGAAGGCCTGGAGTCGTTGCCCGTGGGCATCTTCGGAGTTAGCCGAGGCGGCAGTGCGGCATTGCTGGCCGCAGCCCGGTTTCCTCAAATTCAGGCCGTCGTGACTGACAGCGGTTACGGGACGATGGCCATGATCCAACACTTCATGACGAAGTTCTCGCGGTACGTGGTGCCCGACTGGTTTTTCCATCGCCTGCCGCGCTGGCACGTGGTGTGGGTTCTGTGGCAAACGCTGGCTCGCAGCGAACGAAGCCGCAACTGCAGCTACGTGCATCTGGAACACGCGGCGCGACAGTTTGATCGGCCGGTACTGATGATTTCCGGTAGCCGCGATTCGTACGTCACGCCGCGAGTCACCCGCGAAGTGGCTCGGCTGTTGAGCTGCGAAGATTCTGTCTGGATCGTGGAAAATGCCAAGCACAACAAGCCGCGTGTGAAGGCGAAGGACGAGTACGACGACCGACTTGTGCAACATTTTCGGAAGCACCTTTGCAACGTTCCGGACGCCGAACTACGGCCTCAGGATTCGTTCCGCGTAGCGTGA
- a CDS encoding MATE family efflux transporter, with amino-acid sequence MHGNLRQQILVLAVPTLLQQFLTFCVGMFDTWLSGRIDAAATSAIGMSAYIGWLGGLLVMSVSVGTTALVSRNCGAGELTHANRVMNVSLLLGQVLGVVMSIVLFLMAPVFVAGFNMTGRTAEIALNYLRLDACGHLLTGVTMVGVAALRGAGDMKRPMAILGAISILNMIVSVSLVYGIGPDSPINFPMQLLPAFGVYGIAGGTVTARLMGGLAMLFVLRIGSDPLKLSVSLMKPDTVIVRRLVSLGRFAAADSLLNWCGQFTFLMIIRRVVMPGVSDDVVFAAHVVGIQVEAITYLPAMAWGQAAATVVGQSLGAGKLKRAYKAGFEAALQCGMLATLVTGIFFFGAKAIYTAMHQDPQVVAVGTPAFQALAMFQLPLILFLVFRTALHGAGDTRFPMLVSLTGVFLLRLPGAWLMGVYFQFGLVGAWCGMFADIFLRACLMTWRYSRARWLRIQV; translated from the coding sequence GTGCATGGCAACCTGCGGCAGCAAATTCTGGTGCTGGCCGTCCCGACGCTGCTGCAACAGTTTCTGACGTTTTGTGTCGGCATGTTCGACACGTGGCTAAGCGGACGCATCGACGCAGCCGCCACCTCGGCGATTGGAATGAGTGCCTACATTGGCTGGTTGGGCGGGTTGCTGGTGATGTCGGTCAGCGTGGGCACCACGGCACTGGTGTCTCGTAACTGCGGCGCCGGCGAGTTGACTCATGCCAATCGCGTGATGAACGTATCGCTGCTGCTGGGACAGGTGCTGGGCGTTGTGATGTCGATTGTGTTGTTCCTGATGGCACCCGTGTTCGTCGCCGGCTTCAACATGACCGGGCGGACGGCAGAAATCGCACTCAACTATCTGCGTCTGGATGCCTGCGGACACCTGCTGACGGGCGTGACCATGGTTGGCGTTGCGGCCCTGCGTGGAGCAGGCGACATGAAGCGGCCGATGGCGATTCTGGGTGCAATCAGCATTCTGAACATGATCGTTTCGGTTTCTCTGGTGTATGGCATCGGCCCTGACAGCCCGATCAACTTTCCGATGCAGCTGCTGCCTGCGTTCGGCGTGTATGGGATCGCGGGCGGCACCGTAACGGCTCGACTGATGGGCGGGCTGGCAATGTTGTTCGTGCTACGCATCGGCAGCGATCCGTTGAAATTGTCGGTATCGCTGATGAAGCCGGATACTGTCATCGTGCGGCGGCTCGTGAGTTTGGGACGTTTTGCCGCTGCCGACAGTCTTCTGAACTGGTGCGGGCAGTTTACGTTTCTGATGATCATTCGTCGAGTTGTCATGCCCGGCGTGAGTGACGACGTGGTCTTCGCGGCTCATGTGGTTGGCATTCAGGTCGAAGCGATTACTTACCTGCCCGCGATGGCGTGGGGCCAGGCGGCGGCAACGGTGGTGGGGCAGTCGCTGGGTGCCGGAAAGCTAAAGCGAGCGTACAAGGCAGGCTTCGAAGCGGCGTTGCAATGCGGAATGCTGGCAACGCTGGTCACCGGCATTTTCTTTTTTGGTGCAAAAGCGATCTACACGGCGATGCATCAGGACCCGCAGGTGGTGGCCGTCGGAACTCCGGCATTTCAGGCACTGGCAATGTTTCAGTTGCCGTTGATTCTGTTTTTGGTGTTCCGCACGGCGTTGCACGGAGCCGGGGACACTCGGTTTCCCATGCTGGTATCACTAACAGGCGTGTTTCTGCTTCGGCTACCCGGAGCGTGGTTGATGGGCGTGTACTTTCAGTTCGGCCTTGTGGGTGCCTGGTGCGGTATGTTCGCAGATATTTTTCTGCGAGCCTGCCTGATGACGTGGCGGTATTCGCGAGCCCGGTGGTTAAGGATTCAGGTTTGA